Proteins from a genomic interval of Malassezia vespertilionis chromosome 9, complete sequence:
- a CDS encoding uncharacterized protein (COG:A; EggNog:ENOG503Q38E) — protein MSFASLRRSDLPARSKIVVRGLPPTLSESQFWKVVSSWVCMDVVEAQEPPHPARSSAMQRAPTVDYGEYFQGSLDERPNGIPTPSYAYVRFLDEKSMYTFFREFDGYEFHEGNAQIEFAMNFRVVWPVSSGYRNSTLSEETNTYSTLVEEMRALKLQEDTASKKLADKNTTKESLVTLVSRSLKDTILDDVLMWQKESNAVPGPEEQKRVNEKAVQRAKAAPQRRIESDKVMSKKRPSKPQSFGKKANASAADVPPTPSKMKPGKGKAAQRRKKTTDDADNTNAQTTPCKPPADLPAQTEALSKTKLIPTRHNPPQKQAHNPDTTQKRPLGVSSPL, from the exons ATGTCGTTTGCTTCGCTCCGGCGGTCCGATCTGCCGGCTCGATCCAAGATCGTGGTGCGAGGCCTTCCGCCTACACTAAGTGAGTCACAGTTCTGGAAGGTGGTGTCGTCCTGGGTGTGTATGGACGTGGTAGAAGCGCAGGAGCCGCCGCACCCCGCGAGAAGTTCGGCGATGCAACGTGCGCCGACTGTGGACTATGGCGAATACTTCCAGGGGTCTTTGGATGAACGCCCGAATGGCATTCCTACGCCATCGTATGCTTACGTGCGCTTCTTGGACGAAAAGTCCATGTATACATTTTTTCGTGAATTTGACGGCTACGAGTTCCACGAAGGGAATG CACAAATTGAATTTGCTATGAATTTTAGGGTTGTGTGGCCAGTCAGTTCGGGCTATAGAAACTCGACGTTGTCGGAGGAGA CAAACACCTACTCTACGCTCGTCGAGGAAATGCGGGCACTGAAGTTACAGGAGGACACAGCATCAAAGAAGCTCGCGGATAAGAATACAACAAAAGAATCGCTAGTTACGCTAGTGAGCCGCTCGTTGAAAGATACGATATTGGATGATGTGCTGATGTGGCAAAAAGAATCCAATGCTGTGCCAGGACCTGAGGAACAAAAGCGTGTCAATGAGAAGGCGGTacagcgcgcaaaagcggcacCGCAACGCAGGATTGAAAGTGATAAAGTCATGTCCAAAAAGCGCCCGAGCAAGCCGCAGTCGTTCGGCAAAAAAGCCAATGCCAGCGCTGCCGACGTGCCACCAACCCCCTCTAAAATGAAACCCGGCAAAGGAAAGGCAGCACAGCGCAGGAAAAAGACGACAGACGACGCCGACAATACCAATGCCCAGACGACACCGTGCAAACCCCCAGCCGATTTACCTGCACAAACTGAAGCGCTCTCCAAGACCAAACTTATACCCACAAGACACAATCCACCACAAAAGCAGGCACACAACCCCGATACCACCCAAAAGCGCCCGCTCGGTGTTAGCTCGCCACTGTAG
- the rrp4 gene encoding Exosome complex component rrp4 (COG:J; EggNog:ENOG503NWAX; BUSCO:EOG09263IQ5) — MSFRVVNAREEGGSVAAYTYASGGDMSSASAAREARIADEIIDQGQDTDALVAMPGQAVANSALYMRGHGCYLDASRDEIVSLLIGSVDRVNKLISVRPVRTRYRPEVGDLVIGRITEVQSKRWKVDIGSKTDASLQLSSINLPGGVQRKKLESDELQMRLFFQEGDLLVAEVQGVFQDGSVGLHTRSLRYGKLRNGTLAVVPPVLVRRHKSHFITLAQMPGNGVDVVLGLNGLIWVAKHIPFDVSKAEGEAEVSTEGAGRAGRGTAMDVDGVYSDVNMDIAPATRTSISIVTFVLAVMAQYGLPVAEDAIECGCNVVLRACDGRVPNAAAPESMALARKVALALHGP; from the coding sequence ATGTCGTTTCGTGTCGTGAATGCAAGGGAGGAGGGGGGGTCCGTTGCTGCGTACACGTACGCCAGTGGCGGGGAcatgagcagcgcgagtgccgcgcgcgaggcgcggaTCGCCGACGAGATAATCGACCAAGGTCAAGATACAGACGCGCTCGTGGCCATGCCTGGCCAAGCCGTCGCGAACAGTGCACTCTACATGCGTGGCCACGGTTGCTACCTCGACGCCAGCCGCGACGAGATTGTGTCTTTACTGATCGGCTCGGTCGACCGCGTGAACAAGCTCATTTCAGTGCGGCCCGTGCGGACGCGGTACCGCCCCGAAGTGGGCGATTTGGTCATTGGTCGCATCACCGAGGTGCAGTCCAAGCGCTGGAAGGTGGATATCGGGTCCAAGACAGACGCGAGTTTGCAGCTCTCCTCGATCAACTTGCCCGGCGgtgtccagcgcaagaaacTCGAGTCGGACGAGCTGCAGATGCGGCTCTTCTTCCAGGAAGGCGACCTGCTTGTCGCCGAAGTGCAGGGCGTCTTCCAGGATGGGAGCGTCGGTCTGCATACGCGATCTTTGCGCTACGGGAAGCTGCGTAACGGGACGCTCGCTGTTGTGCCGCCAGTCCTGGTACGGCGGCACAAGAGTCATTTTATCACCTTGGCTCAGATGCCGGGGAACGGCGTAGATGTGGTGCTGGGGCTGAATGGCCTGATCTGGGTCGCGAAACATATACCATTCGACGTGTCCAAGGCCGAGGGCGAGGCGGAAGTGTCGACCGAGggcgcaggccgcgcaGGCCGTGGGACTGCGATGGATGTCGACGGCGTGTACAGCGACGTGAACATGGACATTGCCCCGGCGACGCGCACTTCGATTTCCATTGTGACGTTTGTGCTCGCCGTCATGGCGCAGTATGGCCTGCCTGTGGCAGAGGATGCGATTGAGTGTGGATGTAACGTGGTGCTGAGGGCATGCGATGGGCGCGTCCCcaatgcagcggcgcccgaaagcatggcgctcgctcgaaaagtcgcgcttgcgctgcacggtcCATAG
- a CDS encoding uncharacterized protein (COG:A; TransMembrane:3 (o107-127i281-308o344-364i); EggNog:ENOG503Q3TI), translating to MLVDYGDCSDAKQVEALLCGSNTNDIPRNTPGPVCRICLDGFAREGVPERILSPCRCKGTMKYVHEDCLDQWRAFSSRPSSAIACDQCGAEYKFRPTLWMRLLTSRVFMWITTLLLYVVVIITVGMLGSQLMSRYQPELFDQMHPFVVQSIKFYASPDAVPQKLRMGEGVHSYTRMGSLQALWVYLLGSLDEDAPMEETADQYYDAHMYSLGIFQPSVLVQLVQGLLQRALELACRKKALQDDARFLPRFALRHATTVRLRAMAEPAGIESLALDMDMKDYMAWFVSLGLTLLGISSVFNILLAVSIVGPFRIGAPFSVLGFSEHPVLGAPQTHARIVWESINWPGFLLLAIVLWGILRFFLILRNVVRQSAHIAMAHMPTLILDYDERTDTQAIVHNANEIPPDSRNVRFHEVVSAVIWLTNLARVAGGPAFGMNSPLPSWLLTRFGA from the coding sequence ATGTTGGTCGATTATGGCGACTGCTCGGACGCGAAACAGGTAGAGGCACTCTTATGCGGTTCAAATACCAATGATATACCACGTAATACTCCGGGGCCCGTGTGCCGTATCTGCCTGGATGGATTTGCGCGTGAGGGCGTTCCTGAGCGCATTTTGAGCCCCTGCCGCTGCAAAGGCACGATGAAATACGTGCACGAAGACTGCCTCGACCAATGGCGTGCGTTTTCGTCGCGCCCAAGCTCCGCTATAGCGTGCGATCAGTGCGGTGCCGAGTACAAATTCCGCCCCACGCTCTGGATGCGCCTCTTGACCTCGCGTGTATTTATGTGGATCACGACCCTACTCCTCTATGTTGTAGTCATTATCACTGTCGGCATGCTTGGCAGCCAGCTGATGTCACGGTACCAGCCCGAGCTATTTGACCAGATGCATCCGTTCGTTGTGCAGTCGATCAAGTTTTACGCTTCGCCAGACGCTGTCCCACAGAAACTGCGCATGGGCGAAGGAGTGCATTCCTATACGCGCATGGGCAGTTTGCAAGCCTTGTGGGTGTACTTGCTAGGCTCCCTGGACGAAGATGCGCCCATGGAAGAGACTGCAGATCAGTATTACGACGCACACATGTACTCGCTCGGCATCTTTCAGCCTTctgtgcttgtgcagctcgtTCAGGGCCTgttgcagcgtgcattggAGCTTGCATGCCGCAAAAAAGCATTGCAGGATGATGCACGGTTTCTTCCCCGCTTTGCCTTGCGGCACGCAACTACGGTGCGCCTCAGAGCCATGGCCGAGCCCGCCGGCATCGagtcgctcgcgctggataTGGACATGAAAGACTACATGGCCTGGTTCGTTTCGCTTGGCCTCACCCTGCTGGGGATCAGCTCCGTGTTCAATATCCTTTTAGCCGTATCAATTGTCGGGCCTTTCCGTATCGGAGCGCCTTTTTCGGTGCTGGGATTTAGCGAACATCCTGTgctgggcgcgccgcagacgcacgcgcggatcgtCTGGGAAAGCATCAACTGGCCTGGCTTTTTGCTTCTTGCGATTGTTTTGTGGGGCATTCTCCGCTTCTTTCTTATTTTGCGCAATGTCGTCCGGCAGAGTGCGCATATTGCCATGGCGCACATGCCGACGCTGATTTTGGACTATGACGAGCGCACAGATACGCAAGCGATTGTGCATAACGCAAACGAGATTCCACCCGATTCACGTAACGTACGGTTTCACGAGGTGGTGAGTGCCGTGATATGGCTCACGAATCTTGCACGGGTTGCTGGAGGGCCTGCTTTTGGAATGAATAGCCCACTCCCGTCCTGGCTTCTCACTCGCTTCGGCGCGTGA
- the MMS2 gene encoding E2 ubiquitin-conjugating protein mms2 (EggNog:ENOG503P28S; COG:O; BUSCO:EOG09264UD3), producing MAEGRQSLCNLTPVPRNFRLLEELEKGEKGLGNGSCSYGLDDNGDMLMSSWNATILGPSNSVHQNRIYSLRMICGKEYPNKPPELWFMTRINLPCVHQGDGRVDPAHFAPLSRWRREYTLESLLSELRREMSLPANRKLPQPEEGSMYT from the exons ATGGCCGAAGGTAGGCAGTCTTTGTGCAATCTTACGCCAGTTCCGCGTAATTTCCggctgctcgaggagcttgAAAAGGGGGAAAAGGGGCTTGGCAATGGCTCGTGCTCGTACGGTCTCGACGACAATGGCGATATGC TCATGTCGTCATGGAACGCCACAATCCTCGGCCCTAGTAACTCGGTCCACCAAAACCGGATCTACTCGTTGCGCATGATATGTGGCAAAGAGTACCCCAATAAGCCGCCGGAACTGTGGTTCATGACAAGGATCAACCTGCCCTGTGTGCACCAAGGCGACGGCAGGGTGGATCCCGCACACTTTGCGCCATTATCccgctggcggcgcgagtACACGCTCGAGAGTTTGCTGTCTGAGCTGCGCAGAGAGATGAGTCTACCGGCAAACCGCAAGCTGCCGCAGCCAGAAGAGGGGTCGATGTATACATAG
- the CWC22 gene encoding pre-mRNA-splicing factor cwc22 (BUSCO:EOG09263WM5; EggNog:ENOG503NU93; COG:S), whose protein sequence is MDERKRKRAESPAADSALKGERLRDALAQLAETRAGGAYIPPARLRALMAEAQAADPGSVEYQRMSWDALRKSITGLVNKVAADNIKHIVPELFSGANLIRGRGLFCRSVMHAQEFSLPFTPVFAALVAIVNTKLPFVGELLVKRLVSQFRRAYRRNDKPKCHAVLLFIAHLVNQRVAHELLALELLVLLLEVPTDDSVELSVAFMREVGAFLAEEAPKATNSIFDRFRAVLYEGAISVRVQYMIEVLAQTRKDKFKENPAIPEQLDLVEEEDQITHQVGLDGKLDLEEGLNIFKEDHAFVENEEKYAQIKAEILGEDGDEEEEEEGGEETEEEEGVEIQDAAEQLDIEDRTETNLVNLRRTIYLVIMSSLDFEEAVHKLLKLHVREGLEMEVCNMVVECCSQERTYAKFYGHIGERLSKLDRLWSGLFEQCFRTFYDTIHRYETNRLRNIARFFGHLLASDSISWASFEIVRMTEDDTTSSSRIFIKILFSELQTIIGLKALIARFKEPSMQADFSNMFPLDHPRNTRFSINYFTSIGLGAVTDGMREHLKNAPRMIMEQREAEIAARRAAYSDESSMSDSGSYSSYSSGTLTEFLREQGIQAPASNRYQRIPRDEPAAPSSATPDPTSGPRRRLPQGASLNFDEEDEEDTYKEVPFLPPQKRAAPLRSGQKTECGQCATSFSVTRHTRVDKQLGALCWDCNAKVPKPTSGKPKSRSRAPGKSVGRVVEERAVLPTLASLCINVIGEQMNNIERLGELSESSVDAVSKVISKNRRLTDVTMQFFLARSAKHRTLYDCSAISSEAFLTIPTFAPNLVQLSLQFCGQFDNEALAALGRLEHLKELELYGAFLVRAEAWIAFFRAHGHRLTTLKIRETPRIDTAVIQALVASCTRLEHLALAQIGHLDEDGARLVQNLGHLSSLELSQPGIWAPGMPRPSLTSGAILPTLQQRGAAFTSVNLARNAKLDASILDDGLVHCPSLTFLCMDDNTGIPEEAWERYFNSDAVRNLEHVSVDRCAVSDNVLAMLALRAPKLHSLSVNSVPSLHGPGLAALARAAPPLKVLDVGFVRCVDDLFLRDLAGQIPTLHQLYLFGCNNVTPDFQCERITIFGRERA, encoded by the exons atggacgagcgcaagcgcaagcgcgcggaatCGCCCGCGGCAGACTCGGCGCTAAAAGGCGAGCGTCTGCGGGATGCacttgcacagcttgcgGAAACGCGTGCGGGCGGTGCTTACAttccgccggcgcgcctgcgtgCGTTGATGGCCGAAGCACAGGCGGCCGATCCTGGCAGTGTCGAGTACCAACGCATGAGCTGGGATGCGCTCCGAAAGAGTATTACGGGTCTGGTAAACAAGGTCGCAGCGGATAATATCAAGCATATTGTGCCGGAGCTGTTTTCCGGTGCGAATTTAATCCGCGGCCGCGGCCTGTTTTGTCGGTCGGTGATGCATGCACAGGAATTTTCCTTGCCCTTCACGCCGGTATTTGCGGCACTTGTGGCGATCGTGAATACAAAGCTGCCATTTGTGGGAGAGCTATTGGTTAAACGCCTTGTATCGCAGTTTCGCCGCGCGTACCGCCGCAACGACAAACCGAAATGCCATGCAGTGCTGTTGTTCATCGCACACTTGGTAAACCAGCGGGTTGCACACGAGCTACTGGCATTGGAGTTGCTGGTTTTGCTGCTAGAGGTGCCGACGGACGATAGTGTAGAGCTTTCCGTGGCGTTCATGCGTGAGGTTGGTGCATTCCTCGCGGAAGAAGCACCGAAAGCGACCAACAGCATCTTTGACAGGTTCCGCGCGGTACTTTACGAAGGCGCAATTAGCGTGCGTGTACAGTACATGATCGAGGTGCTGGCACAGACGCGCAAGGACAAGTTTAAGGAGAATCCAGCGATCCCCGAACAGTTAGACCTTGTGGAAGAGGAGGACCAAATTACGCACCAGGTCGGTCTCGACGGCAAGCTCGATCTCGAGGAGGGTCTGAACATTTTCAAAGAAGACCATGCGTTTGTCGAGAATGAGGAAAAGTATGCCCAGATCAAGGCGGAGATCCTAGGGGAAGATGGagacgaggaagaggaagaggaaggGGGAGAAGAAACCGAGGAGGAAGAAGGTGTAGAGATCCAggacgctgccgagcagctcgataTCGAAGACCGCACAGAGACGAATCTTGTGaatctgcgccgcaccatcTACCTAGTAATCATGTCGTCTCTCGACTTTGAAGAAGCGGTGCACAAGCTGCTTAAActgcatgtgcgcgagggTCTCGAGATGGAAGTGTGCAATATGGTTGTCGAGTGCTGCTCACAGGAGCGGACATATGCGAAGTTTTACGGGCACATTGGCGAGCGTCTCAGCAAGCTCGATCGGCTTTGGTCCGGTCTCTTTGAGCAATGTTTCCGGACATTTTACGATACGATCCACCGCTACGAGACCAATCGACTTCGGAATATCGCACGATTCTTTGGTCACCTCCTGGCCAGCGACAGTATCAGCTGGGCAAGCTTTGAAATTGTGCGCATGACCGAGGACGATACTACATCCTCGTCGCGTATCTTTATCAAGATTCTATTTAGCGAGTTGCAGACAATCATCGGTCTCAAGGCGCTCATTGCACGGTTCAAGGAGCCGTCTATGCAGGCGGACTTTTCCAACATGTTCCCTCTGGATCATCCACGCAATACGCGCTTTTCCATTAATTACTTTACCAGTATTGGGCTGGGCGCAGTGACCGATGGGATGCGCGAGCATTTGAagaatgcgccgcgcatgattatggagcagcgcgaggctgAGATTGCTGCACGACGTGCTGCATACTCGGACGAGTCTTCCATGTCAGACTCTGGCTCCTATTCGAGCTACTCAAGTGGAA CACTGACCGAGTTTCTTCGC GAACAAGGTATTCAAGCGCCCGCCTCCAATCGGTACCAACGTATCCCACGCGATGAGCCTGCCGCGCCtagcagcgcgacgcccgATCCAACGTCGGGCCCACGCCGGCGTCTCCCCCAAGGCGCATCGCTAAACTTtgacgaagaggacgaggaggatACGTATAAAGAAGTGCCCTTCTTACCGCCGCAAAAACGCGCGGCACCGTTGCGGTCTGGCCAGAAGACCGAGTGTGGCCAGTGTGCTACCTCGTTCTCTGTAACGCGCCATAC CCGTGTGGATAagcagcttggcgcatTATGCTGGGACTGCAATGCCAAAGTGCCGAAACCAACCTCTGGAAAACCAAAAtcgcgcagccgcgcgccaGGGAAAAGTGTAGGTCGTGTGGTGGAAGAGCGCGCTGTGCTACCGACGCTAGCGTCGCTGTGTATTAAT GTGATTGGCGAGCAGATGAACAATATCGAgcggctcggcgagctTTCCGAGTCCAGTGTAGACGCCGTCTCTAAAGTGATCAGCAAGAACCGCAGACTGACGGATGTCACGATGCAATtcttcctcgcgcgcagcgccaagcaccgtACGCTGTATGACTGCAGTGCAATTTCCAGCGAAGCATTTTTGACGATCCCGACTTTTGCGCCAAACCTTGTTCAGCTCTCGCTCCAGTTCTGCGGCCAATTTGACAATGaagcgctcgcggcgctcggtcGGCTGGAGCACCTCAAAGAGCTTGAACTGTACGGCGCTTTTCTCGTGCGTGCCGAGGCCTGGATCGCatttttccgcgcgcatGGCCACAGACTCACCACCCTCAAAATCCGCGAGACGCCTCGGATCGATACTGCAGTGATACAAGCGCTTGTCGCGTCCTGTACACGTCTCGAGCACCTCGCACTCGCACAGATTGGTCACCTCGATGAAGACGGTGCGCGCCTTGTACAAAACCTTGGCCACCTTTCTTCTTTAGAGCTTTCTCAGCCTGGGATTTGGGCTCCAGGCATGCCGCGGCCTTCGCTGACCAGTGGCGCGATCCTTCCGACCTTGCaacagcgcggcgctgctttcACCTCGGTCAacctcgcgcgcaatgcgaaACTTGACGCTTCCATCCTCGACGATGGACTTGTGCACTGCCCCTCGCTCACGTTTTTGTGCATGGACGACAATACGGGCATTCCCGAGGAAGCATGGGAGCGTTACTTTAACAGcgatgccgtgcgcaatCTCGAGCACGTTTCCGTGGATCGGTGTGCTGTGAGCGATAACGTGCTTGCTATGCTGGCTCTACGAGCACCGAAACTACATTCACTCTCGGTAAACAGTGTGCCGAGCTTGCATGGGCCAGGCTTGGCCGCACTggcacgcgctgcaccgccaCTAAAAGTGCTGGACGTTGGTTTTGTGCGGTGTGTCGATGACCTATTCCTACGCGATCTTGCGGGCCAAATCCCGACACTGCACCAGCTGTATTTATTTGGGTGCAACAATGTCACGCCCGACTTTCAGTGCGAGCGGATCACAATTTTTGGGCGCGAACGCGCCTAG
- a CDS encoding acetyl-CoA C-acetyltransferase (EggNog:ENOG503NV1W; COG:I), translating into MEDVYILSALRTPIGSFQGALKSQTATDLGATAASAAIERAKLAPSDIEEAYVGNVLQANVGQAPARQVVLRAKCPDTTEATTVNKVCASGMKSVALAAQQIQLGVRSIMLAGGMESMSKAPFFLPRDGLSFGDATAKDAILRDGLSDAMNHESMGVCAEHIAKVRDISREVQDAYAISSYERAAAAWERGAFRDEIVPVTIHDARRGDTVVDEDEEYKRLKKEKVSTLRPAFDKNGTVTAANASSINDGAAAIVLASGRIVSQRNIAPLARVVATADAACAPIDFPTAPALAIPIALERAGLSNNQIALWEINEAFAVVAIANTQILELDPSKVNTLGGAVALGHPIGCSGARIVCTLAHALKPGEYGVAAVCNGGGGASAIVLERL; encoded by the coding sequence ATGGAAGACGTGTACATTCTCTCAGCGCTGCGAACGCCGATCGGCTCATTTCAAGGCGCGCTCAAGTCGCAGACGGCTACGGACCTTGGCGCGACTGCTGCATCTGCGGCCATCGAGCGCGCAAAGCTCGCGCCGTCCGATATTGAGGAGGCGTACGTCGGCAATGTCCTGCAGGCCAATGTCGGCCAGGCACCCGCGCGTCAGGTCGTGCTGCGTGCCAAGTGTCCCGACACTACCGAGGCGACTACAGTGAACAAGGTGTGTGCGAGTGGCATGAAGTctgtcgcgcttgccgcgcagcaaatccagctgggcgtgcgctcgaTTATGCTCGCTGGCGGCATGGAGAGCATGAGCAAAGCGCCCTTCTTTTTGCCCCGCGACGGACTCTCGTTCGGTGACGCAACGGCCAAAGATGCGATCCTGCGCGATGGGCTCAGCGACGCAATGAATCACGAGTCGATGGGCGTCTGTGCAGAGCACATTGCAAAAGTGCGCGACATTTCGCGCGAAGTGCAAGATGCGTACGCGATTTCTTCCTAtgagcgtgccgctgcggcatgggagcgcggcgcatttcgTGATGAGATTGTGCCTGTCACGATCCACGATGCGCGTCGTGGCGATACGGTcgtcgacgaggacgaggagtACAAACGGCTCAAGAAAGAAAAGGtgtcgacgctgcgccccGCTTTTGACAAGAATGGGACAGTGACCGCAGCAAATGCAAGCTCGATCAATGATGGTGCTGCGGCTATAGTGCTTGCGAGTGGGCGCATTGTGAGCCAACGCAATatcgcgccgcttgcgcgcgtcgtcgccACCGCCGATGCTGCCTGCGCGCCGATCGATTTCCCGaccgcgcctgcgctggcgATCCCAATTGCATTAGAACGTGCGGGACTCTCAAATAACCAGATCGCCCTGTGGGAGATCAACGAGGCGTTTGCCGTGGTCGCGATCGCGAACACGCAAATTCTCGAACTCGACCCGAGCAAGGTGAACACGCTCGGTGGCGCTGTCGCCCTGGGGCATCCTATTGGGTGCTCCGGTGCACGTATCGTGTGTACGCTTGCACACGCCCTCAAGCCGGGCGAGTATGGCGTCGCGGCCGTTTGcaacggcggcggcggtgcctCGGCcatcgtgctcgagcgtctGTAA
- the syf2 gene encoding SYF2 splicing factor (COG:A; COG:D; EggNog:ENOG503NUPY), whose product MAQRDAALASRAERLNKLRNKMSESASANRSDVVAEQSTRREKAQKRSTAYARKLAKAERVLEERDMQEAGEDVERNRAMQYSIEENEVWEKKLAGKEERRDKGALDFQDLAERAYQRQIKLLKPDIQAYAKEEEAEHERPAASFVTQRDLVPASEAQVPAAVATYGKHAPDMAAVDRLVSHLNHEQDQIRRRSRRRDDDTDTNVTYINEKNKHFNKKIKRYFDEYTQEIRDNLERGTAIHIDALCLLLGRTDTARKRPPGGGQGGGASLLATMVRAAANIAARRAEPQIVLDLGSRVCRAGFSGDAFPRAFLDARELGAKALGREIEALWTLDWMQAAHDRTLQERHRDLRLCLEYLFADAQATRVLVAHSPLLMEAVRQLFCDVLIGNLGAPRVSFIDTHTLALLATGRMTGLVVDCGYWETVVLPIYAGRPLFECIATTPRAAHRLATCTAALLGQEMPAALLERCVTESLVVSAMPTSQFASTLPLDTEAFAAAYKAQASAPDFALRTKTGTLHVPGWIRERAAEVLFDAGDEDETNVVACTLQSIARLPLDTRREILDA is encoded by the exons atggcgcagcgcgatgcagcgttGGCGAGTCGTGCAGAGCGGCTCaacaagctgcgcaacaagATGAGCGAGTCTGCATCGGCGAATCGGAGTGATGTAGTGGCGGAGCAGAGCACACGTCGCGAGAAAGCCCAAAAGCGCTCGACTGCTTACGCACGCAAACTTGCGAAAGCGGAGCGCGTcctcgaggagcgcgacatGCAGGAGGCAGGCGAAGACGTGGAGCGGAACCGCGCAATGCAATACTCTATCGAAGAGAACGAGGTTTGGGAAAAGAAGCTCGCAGGGAAAGAGGAGAGGCGCGATAAAGGCGCTCTCG ATTTCCAGGACCTGGCGGAGCGCGCCTACCAGCGACAAATCAAGCTGTTAAAGCCAGACATTCAAGCGTACGCAAAAGAGGAAGAGGCGGAGCATGAACGGCCTGCAGCGTCGTTCGTCAcgcagcgcgacttggTGCCTGCGAGCGAGGCACAAGTTCCTGCTGCTGTCGCTACGTATGGCAAGCACGCACCGGATATGGCTGCCGTTGATCGGCTCGTCTCGCATTTGAATCATGA GCAGGACCAGATCCGGCGCAGAagtcggcggcgcgatgACGACACCGATACAAACGTCACGTATATCAACGAGAAGAATAAGCACTTTAACAAGAAGATCAAGCGC TACTTTGACGAGTACACCCAAGAGATTCGCGATAATC TGGAACGCGGTACTGC TATACATATAGACGCACTTTGCCTGCTGCTTGGCCGCACCGACACTGCCCGCAAACGTCCGCCAGGTGGAGGCCAAGGTggaggcgcgtcgctgcttgcTACAATGgttcgcgccgcagcgaacattgccgcgcggcgcgccgagccccAAATTGTGCTCGATCTCGGGAGCAGGGTTTGCCGCGCGGGGTTCAGCGGCGATGCTTTTCCCCGCGCGTtcctcgacgcgcgcgaacTCGGCGCAAAGGCGCTCGGGCGCGAGATTGAAGCACTGTGGACCTTGGACTGGAtgcaagccgcgcatgACAGGACACTGCAGGAGCGGCACCGCGATTTGCGGCTCTGCCTT GAATATCTGTTTGCCGATGcacaagcgacgcgcgtgcTTGTCGCACATTCCCCACTGCTTATGGAGGCTGTGCGCCAACTTTTCTGCGACGTGCTCATCGGCAACCTCGGCGCACCACGCGTGTCGTTTATTGATACCCATACGCTAGCACTACTTGCGACAGGCCGCATGACTGGGCTGGTCGTGGACTGCGGGTACTGGGAGACGGTTGTACTGCCCATCTATGCCGGACGGCCTCTTTTTGAGTGTATTGCtaccacgccgcgcgccgcgcaccgcttagcgacatgcacggcggcgctgcttggacAGGAAAtgcctgctgcgctgctcgagaGGTGCGTCACCGAGTCGCTTGTTGTGAGTGCGATGCCGACTTCGCAGTTTGCAAGTACGCTGCCCTTGGATACCGAAGCATTTGCTGCCGCGTACAAAGCACAGGCATCTGCGCCAGACTTTGCCCTGCGCACAAAAACCGGCACATTGCACGTTCCCGGCTGGATCCGCGAACGCGCAGCAGAGGTGCTTTTCGACGCaggcgacgaggacgagaCGAATGTCGTCGCATGTACGCTACAGAGCATAGCGCGCCTTCCTTTGGatacgcgccgcgaaatCCTCGATGCT TAA